The Streptomyces sp. NL15-2K genome contains a region encoding:
- a CDS encoding DedA family protein, with protein sequence MSWLAAAPATVPHETAQQAIGYPTLFLLVLIGALVPVVPTGALVSSAAVVAFHQTAPFSLALVFVTASAAAFLGDIALYWLGRRGMGSKNGSRWLEAIRSRAPEDRLRRSQEKLAEHGVAVLVLSRLVPAGRIPVMLACLMAKWPLRRFARGNLPACLAWAVTYQLIGILGGSLFDEPWEGVVAAVALTLLISAAPGLWRRIRKPKTTAA encoded by the coding sequence GTGAGCTGGCTCGCGGCCGCCCCGGCGACCGTGCCGCACGAGACGGCGCAGCAGGCGATCGGCTATCCGACGCTGTTCCTGCTGGTGCTGATCGGCGCGCTGGTGCCGGTGGTGCCGACGGGGGCGCTGGTGAGTTCGGCGGCCGTGGTGGCCTTCCACCAGACGGCTCCGTTCTCACTGGCGCTGGTGTTCGTGACGGCCTCGGCGGCGGCGTTCCTCGGTGACATCGCGCTGTACTGGCTGGGGCGGCGCGGGATGGGCTCGAAGAACGGCTCGCGCTGGCTGGAGGCGATCCGCTCGCGCGCCCCCGAGGACCGCCTCAGACGGTCCCAGGAGAAGCTCGCCGAGCACGGGGTGGCGGTGCTCGTGCTGTCCCGGCTGGTGCCGGCGGGCCGGATCCCGGTGATGCTGGCCTGCCTGATGGCGAAGTGGCCGCTGCGCCGCTTCGCCCGCGGCAACCTGCCGGCCTGCCTGGCCTGGGCGGTGACGTACCAGCTGATCGGGATCCTCGGCGGTTCGCTGTTCGATGAGCCCTGGGAGGGCGTGGTCGCGGCGGTCGCGCTGACCCTGCTGATCAGCGCGGCGCCCGGCCTGTGGCGGCGGATACGGAAGCCGAAGACGACGGCTGCTTGA
- a CDS encoding MBL fold metallo-hydrolase has protein sequence MPVEITWWGHATCTVEDSNMRVLTDPLFARRLAHLRRRRGALPPPGARRADVALVSHLHADHLHVPSLARLDAGTRLLVPRGAPRAVPGLRRLTHLRVSEVAAGDETRVGDLLIRAVPARHDGRRLPLGPHRSPALGYVVEGEARTYFAGDTGLFDDMAQEVGPVDVALLPVGGWGPYLGEGHLDAGRAAQALARLAPLSAVPVHYGTYWPIGMDAVRPHEFHAPGDEFVRLAAEHAPRVSVHRLGHGESVRLEVAR, from the coding sequence GTGCCGGTGGAGATCACTTGGTGGGGTCACGCCACCTGCACGGTCGAGGACTCGAACATGCGTGTGCTCACCGACCCTTTGTTCGCGCGGCGGCTCGCGCATCTGCGGCGCCGCCGCGGCGCGCTGCCGCCGCCCGGCGCCCGGCGCGCGGACGTCGCACTGGTCTCCCACCTGCACGCCGACCATCTGCACGTGCCGTCGCTGGCGCGGCTCGATGCGGGCACGCGCCTGCTCGTGCCCCGCGGCGCACCACGGGCGGTACCGGGGCTGCGCCGGCTCACTCATCTCCGGGTGAGCGAGGTGGCTGCGGGGGACGAAACCAGGGTGGGCGACCTGCTGATACGGGCCGTGCCCGCCCGGCACGACGGCCGGCGGCTGCCGCTGGGCCCGCACCGCTCCCCCGCACTCGGCTACGTCGTCGAGGGCGAGGCCCGCACCTACTTCGCCGGGGACACCGGGCTGTTCGACGACATGGCTCAGGAGGTCGGGCCGGTCGACGTGGCGCTGCTGCCGGTGGGCGGCTGGGGGCCGTACCTCGGTGAGGGGCACCTGGACGCGGGGCGGGCGGCGCAGGCGCTGGCCCGCCTCGCGCCGCTCAGTGCCGTGCCGGTGCACTACGGCACGTACTGGCCGATCGGGATGGACGCGGTGCGCCCGCACGAGTTCCACGCGCCGGGCGACGAGTTCGTGCGCCTGGCGGCCGAGCACGCGCCGCGGGTGTCGGTGCACCGGCTCGGGCACGGGGAGAGCGTGCGGCTGGAGGTCGCCCGGTGA
- a CDS encoding phage holin family protein encodes MRGGRWRRVASQVGRSVAVWAVSTLTMLVLAGILPDFRLQSADGDSATRIAATAALGAGAFGLLSALVWPLLVRLLLLVPALVLGLLVFFLNGSLLILALRIVPSGDSEAAPETAVIVAAVMSAVASATGAALAVRDDDAYRRRLYRLADRRRRTLPPGPTSPGTVFLQLDGVGHDVLLTAVGQGLMPTVARWLDGGDGRRPTHRLTPWRTDWSSQTGASQLGILHGSNHDIPAFRWYEKDRREVMVCNRPTSAAELQRRAVAATGDGGLLSADGASRGNLFSGGADEQALVLSVAGRRSRENRSRAGYFAYFSDPANAVRTALSFVADAGREIGQSTRNRVRKVRPRVSRGGLYPFIRAFATVVERDVVVAAVMGDMLACRTSVYADLVAYDEVAHHSGPFSRDAEKVLERLDRALALIENVAEHAPRPYRIVVLSDHGQSPGETFRTRYGLTLGDLVRAGCGLPVPRKAERTHSGAEARAAVRAALRRPVEEGGEQHRPSHRRSEPIVLASGNLGLVSFPDVPHRMSKEELDARHPALLTTLANHPGIGFLLVRSEEHGGVVLGPFGTEIPLDELDDNPGPLADFGPGAADVVRRTHSFPHTADIMVNSWYDPAEGEVLAFEEQIGSHGGLGGAQAKPFLLSPLAFSAPVEDGEELAGAEHIHRVLHRWLRESDGPQVPLPARQERRAA; translated from the coding sequence GTGCGTGGAGGGCGTTGGCGGCGGGTCGCCAGTCAGGTCGGGCGGAGCGTCGCGGTGTGGGCCGTGTCCACCCTGACGATGCTCGTGCTGGCCGGCATCCTGCCGGACTTCCGGCTCCAGTCCGCCGACGGCGACAGCGCCACCCGGATCGCCGCCACCGCGGCCCTCGGCGCCGGCGCCTTCGGCCTGCTGTCGGCCCTCGTGTGGCCCCTTCTCGTACGGCTCCTGCTGCTGGTGCCCGCGCTCGTGCTCGGCCTGCTGGTCTTCTTCCTCAACGGCTCGCTGCTGATCCTCGCCCTGCGCATCGTCCCCTCCGGCGACAGCGAGGCCGCCCCCGAGACGGCCGTCATCGTCGCCGCCGTCATGTCCGCCGTCGCCTCCGCCACCGGCGCCGCCCTGGCCGTCCGCGACGACGACGCCTACCGGCGCCGCCTGTACCGCCTCGCCGACCGCCGCCGCAGAACCCTGCCGCCCGGCCCGACCAGCCCCGGCACCGTCTTCCTGCAACTCGACGGCGTCGGCCACGACGTCCTGCTCACCGCGGTCGGCCAGGGTCTGATGCCCACCGTCGCCCGCTGGCTCGACGGCGGCGACGGACGCCGCCCCACCCACCGGCTCACCCCGTGGCGCACCGACTGGTCCAGCCAGACCGGCGCCAGCCAGCTCGGCATCCTGCACGGCAGCAACCACGACATCCCGGCCTTCCGCTGGTACGAGAAGGACCGCCGCGAAGTCATGGTCTGCAACCGCCCGACCAGCGCCGCCGAACTCCAGCGCCGTGCGGTCGCGGCCACCGGCGACGGCGGACTGCTCAGCGCCGACGGCGCCAGCCGCGGCAACCTCTTCTCCGGCGGCGCCGACGAACAGGCCCTCGTCCTGTCCGTCGCCGGCCGCCGCAGTCGCGAGAACCGCTCCAGAGCGGGCTACTTCGCCTACTTCTCCGACCCGGCCAACGCGGTGCGCACCGCCCTGTCCTTCGTCGCCGACGCCGGCCGCGAGATAGGCCAGTCCACCCGGAACCGCGTGCGCAAGGTCCGCCCCCGGGTCTCCCGCGGCGGCCTCTACCCCTTCATCCGCGCCTTCGCCACCGTCGTCGAACGCGACGTCGTGGTCGCCGCGGTCATGGGCGACATGCTCGCCTGCCGCACCTCCGTCTACGCCGACCTCGTGGCGTACGACGAAGTGGCGCACCACTCCGGGCCGTTCAGCCGCGACGCCGAGAAGGTCCTCGAACGCCTCGACCGGGCGCTCGCGCTCATCGAGAACGTCGCCGAGCACGCCCCGCGCCCGTACCGCATCGTCGTGCTGTCCGACCACGGCCAGAGCCCCGGCGAGACCTTCCGCACCCGCTACGGCCTCACCCTCGGCGACCTGGTCCGGGCCGGCTGCGGGCTGCCCGTACCGCGCAAGGCCGAGCGCACCCACAGCGGCGCCGAGGCCCGCGCCGCCGTCCGCGCCGCGCTGCGCCGGCCCGTCGAGGAGGGCGGCGAGCAGCACCGGCCCTCGCACCGCCGCTCGGAACCGATCGTGCTGGCCTCCGGCAACCTCGGCCTGGTCTCCTTCCCGGACGTCCCGCACCGCATGAGCAAGGAGGAGCTGGACGCCCGCCACCCCGCCCTGCTGACGACCCTCGCCAACCACCCCGGCATCGGCTTCCTGCTCGTGCGCAGCGAGGAGCACGGCGGGGTCGTCCTCGGCCCGTTCGGCACGGAAATACCGCTGGACGAGCTCGACGACAACCCCGGCCCGCTCGCCGACTTCGGGCCCGGCGCCGCCGACGTCGTCCGCCGCACGCACTCGTTCCCGCACACCGCCGACATCATGGTCAACTCCTGGTACGACCCCGCCGAGGGCGAGGTCCTCGCCTTCGAGGAGCAGATCGGCTCGCACGGCGGCCTCGGCGGCGCCCAGGCCAAGCCGTTCCTGCTGTCGCCGCTCGCCTTCTCCGCACCCGTCGAGGACGGCGAGGAACTAGCCGGCGCCGAGCACATACACCGCGTGCTGCACCGCTGGCTGCGCGAGTCGGACGGCCCGCAAGTCCCGCTGCCGGCACGCCAGGAGCGACGCGCCGCCTGA